In Oncorhynchus tshawytscha isolate Ot180627B linkage group LG06, Otsh_v2.0, whole genome shotgun sequence, the following are encoded in one genomic region:
- the LOC112252477 gene encoding nuclear factor of activated T-cells 5 isoform X3: MDQSQPPLLLHHPSGAPREGSGAPEGSEREGVEGALSASEGGGGNGTSSGTGGGDPGAPGAGGVGSQQQPQNTPSKRRPVLSISPPPEDLFDDSSMSCQEDPAPAGPAGPDSEHSSSIWADDSASNFSLISSSSYNDNTEVPRKSRKRTPRQRPGAKPAPPEDSMDVFDADSATAPHFVLSQLGPDKASPKPSSLEAGWLLKGGLLSGQCPQKSEGKELKILVQPETQHRARYLTEGSRGSVKDRTQQGFPTVKLEGVSEPVVLQVFVASDTGRVKPHGFYQACRVTGRNTTACKEVDIEGTTVIEVPLEPSSAMSLAVDCVGILKLRNADVEARIGVAGSKKKSTRARLAFRVNIPQPDGSVLTLQTTSSPILCTQPAGVPEILKKSLHSCSVRGGEELFIIGKNFLKGTKVIFQENSADDESWRAEAEIDMELFHQNHVVVKVPPYHSLSVSSPVSVGVYITTNAGRSHDIQPFMYIPDSAEKSLNMSVKTEGSSLAKACIFHDQINYLASDPAQSAGELVKRQEVTPMEVSSNTPSTALFKPPSDTLILVQQTLELSSSTPPRNESFPGPMPLQPGDMDLPHAPVFPSLEPFSTIQKQDITPITSFPVSSDTTTLPPVPPEVPQQFLRDPQESLPQEASNSCSGMMVVGMSQMVPPSQAPQVPLFPQDGVAQLERAVRELQAGGSSLVQQVLEAAVAQQQLNSVLYSPTSSTDSLQQNVQDTMNSLRLGCTEGSLATQQQLQQQQILGNMQQIQQQQQQIQQQQQIQQIQHQVLGNIQLQPQLLIQPQDQQLQQQQQILGNLQQQQQQLQHQQFQQQQQVLGNIQLPDQQLQQQVLGNLQQQNQAVGSMQHLQQQQQQQQQQVLENFQQQLQAELLQPQIHSSSHPQQQPVALLQQAGELLTIQTSSFPHQPPSHTSPQQLLQSPRPLSESPSPQHQVQAALLQNTLTVLTSGSRDHEQQVTGSTLFLSPNTLSSQGSQQQLAFLSSMETSASDPQTVSVFQSQTQQQQSTPMDQQQSPQQTQPQQTQQQLPMAQQGSLFQTNTLSSSQHPQPQPTDLLLCTASLNPQALPPTLLFSTQGLSMGSSTPHPQDTPAPLLFSQPTMVGIRVGVAQSDPAEPMSFQDQSSTVGGTTASINPPQQGLFQAQQPMQVSSSSGSGPDSQQVELFLPQGSLSGLQSNMATQELENQAAAAATIFVMQSGLGVVELQSTASPPGQRPPEQLFQTGVSRNVGQPGGQPNLFVFGLQTDSSQLMTSTGSTLSAQSQPQNANPVRASHIQSLLDSDMAQTATPMQTNLQTPMQTNIHTAMQTNIQTAIEPSLPTVMQTSLQNAIQTTSQKMEDLLDSLQKQ; this comes from the exons ATGGACCAGTcccagcctcctctcctcctccaccatcccAGTGGGGCCCCCAGAGAGGGGTCCGGAGCCCCAGAAGGATCCGagagggaaggggtggagggagcTCTGTCTGCCTCTGAAGGTGGAGGCGGCAATGGGACCAGCTctggaacaggaggaggagacccAGGAGCACCAGGGGCAGGGGGGGTGGGATCCCAGCAGCAGCCCCAGAACACCCCCTCTAAGCGGAGGCCAGTGTTGAGCATCTCCCCCCCTCCGGAAGACCTGTTTGATGACAGCAGTATGTCCTGCCAGGAGGATCCAGCCCCGGCCGGGCCAGCAGGACCAGACTCAGAACACAGCAGCAGCATCTGGGCTGACGACTCGGCCTCCAACTTCAGCCTGATCAGCTCCAGCTCCTACAACGACAACACAGAGGTGCCCCGCAAGTCCCGTAAACGCACCCCCCGCCAGCGGCCCGGGGCCAAGCCTGCACCCCCAGAGGACAGCATGGACGTGTTTGATGCAGACAGCGCCACGGCCCCACACTTTGTTCTGTCTCAGCTGGGCCCAGACAAGGCCAGCCCCAAGCCCAG TTCTCTGGAGGCTGGGTGGCTGCTGAAGGGAGGCCTGCTGTCAGGTCAGTGTCCCCAGAAGAGTGAGGGCAAGGAGCTGAAGATCCTGGTGCAGCCAGAGACCCAGCACCGGGCACGCTACCTGACCGAGGGCAGCCGCGGCTCTGTCAAAGACCGCACCCAACAGGGCTTCCCCACGGTCAAG ttaGAGGGCGTCAGTGAGCCGGTGGTGCTGCAGGTGTTTGTGGCCAGTGACACAGGCAGAGTGAAGCCTCATGGGTTCTACCAGGCCTGCAGGGTGACAGGACGCAACACCACGGCCTGCAAGGAGGTGGACATCGAGGGAACCACCGTCATAGAGGTCCCTCTGGAGCCCAGCAGCGCCATGTCACTTGC GGTTGACTGTGTGGGGATCCTGAAGCTGCGTAACGCGGACGTGGAGGCTCGTATAGGAGTGGCCGGGTCCAAGAAGAAGAGCACCCGGGCCAGGCTGGCATTCAGGGTCAACATCCCCCAGCCTGATGGGTCTGTCTTAACCCTACAGACCACCTCGTCACCCATCCTCTGCA cccagccagcagggGTGCCAGAGATCCTGAAGAAGAGTCTCCACAGCTGttcagtgagaggaggagaggagctgttCATCATAGGGAAGAACTTCCTGAAAGGAACCAAGGTCATCTTCCAGGAGAACTCAGCAG ATGATGAGTCGTGGCGGGCCGAGGCAGAGATTGACATGGAGCTGTTCCATCAG AACCATGTGGTGGTGAAGGTTCCGCCATaccacagcctgtctgtctcctctcctgtctctgtgggCGTCTACATCACGACCAATGCCGGGAGGTCACATGACATCCAGCCCTTCATGTATATCCCAGACTCAG CAGAAAAGTCCCTGAACATGTCTGTGAAGACAGAGGGTTCTTCTCTGGCCAAGGCCTGCATCTTCCATGACCAGATCAATTATCTGGCCTCTGATCCAGCCCAGTCTGCTGGCGAACTGGTTAAACGACAGGAGGTCACCCCTATGGAGGTCTCCAGCAATACCCCATCCACAGCACTCTTCAAG CCACCGTCTGACACCCTTATCTTAGTCCAGCAGACCCTTGAGCTGAGCTCCAGCACCCCGCCTAGGAATGAGTCCTTCCCTGGCCCCATGCCCCTCCAGCCTGGGGACATGGACCTCCCCCATGCCCCTGTCTTTCCCTCCCTGGAGCCCTTCAGCACCATCCAGAAGCAGGACATCACCCCCATCACCTCCTTCCCCGTCTCCAGTGACACTACCACCCTCCCCCCTGTCCCCCCAGAGGTACCCCAGCAGTTCCTCCGGGACCCCCAGGAGAGCCTGCCTCAAGAGGCCTCCAACTCCTGCAGCGGGATGATGGTAGTAGGAATGTCCCAGATGGTGCCCCCCTCCCAGGCCCCCCAAGTTCCCCTGTTTCCCCAGGATGGGGTGGCCCAGCTGGAGAGGGCAGTAAGGGAGCTCCAGGCAGGGGGCAGCAGCCTGGTACAGCAGGTCCTAGAGGCAGCAGTGGCTCAGCAGCAACTCAACTCAGTGTTGTACAGTCCCACGTCCTCCACTGACTCCCTGCAGCAAAACGTACAGGACACCATGAACAGCCTGAGACTGGGGTGCACTGAGGGCTCTCTGGCCACACAACAGCAGTTGCAACAACAGCAGATCCTTGGCAACATGCAACAGatacaacagcagcaacaacagatACAGCAGCAACAACAGATACAGCAGATACAGCATCAAGTCCTTGGCAACATACAGCTACAACCACAATTATTAATACAGCCACAGGATCAACAACTGCAACAGCAACAACAGATACTGGGGAACCtacaacagcaacagcaacaattACAACATCAACAGTTTCAACAACAGCAGCAGGTCCTAGGAAACATACAGCTACCGGATCAACAACTTCAACAACAAGTACTGGGCAACCTACAACAACAAAACCAAGCAGTAGGCAGCATGCAACActtacagcaacaacaacaacaacagcagcagcaggtgtTGGAGAACTTTCAGCAGCAGCTCCAGGCTGAGCTCCTCCAGCCCCAGATCCACTCCTCGTCTCATCCCCAGCAGCAGCCTGTGGCTCTCCTCCAGCAGGCTGGGGAGCTGCTCACCATCCAGACCTCCAGCTTCCCCCACCAGCCGCCCTCCCACACCTCCCCCCAGCAGCTCCTCCAGTCCCCCAGACCTCTGTCGGAATCCCCCAGCCCGCAGCACCAGGTCCAGGCCGCCCTGCTCCAGAACACTCTCACTGTGCTGACCAGTGGTAGCCGAGATCATGAGCAGCAGGTCACGGGGTCCACGCTGTTCCTCTCTCCCAACACTCTCTCTAGCCAGGGTAGTCAGCAGCAGCTAGCATTCCTGTCCTCCATGGAGACTTCAGCCAGTGATCCCCAGACTGTGTCAGTGTTCCAGTCTCAGACCCAGCAGCAGCAGAGCACCCCCATGGACCAACAGCAGTCCCCCCAGCAGACACAACCACAGCAAACCCAGCAGCAGCTTCCCATGGCTCAGCAAGGCTCCTTGTTCCAAACTAACACTCTGTCCTCCAGCCAACAccctcagccccagcccacagACCTGCTCCTCTGCACCGCCTCCCTCAACCCCCAGGCTCTGCCTCCAACCCTCCTCTTCAGTACCCAGGGCCTCTCTATGGGCAGCAGCACCCCTCACCCCCAGGACACCCCtgctcccctcctgttctcccagCCCACCATGGTCGGGATCAGGGTAGGGGTGGCCCAGTCTGACCCAGCAGAGCCCATGTCCTTCCAGGACCAGAGCTCCACAGTAGGGGGGACAACAGCCTCCATCAATCCCCCTCAGCAGGGCCTGTTCCAGGCCCAGCAGCCTATGCAGGTGAGCTCTAGCTCAGGCAGTGGCCCTGACAGCCAGCAGGTGGAGCTGTTCCTGCCACAGGGTTCTCTGTCTGGTCTGCAAAGCAACATGGCTACGCAGGAACTAGAAAACCAGGCTGCAGCAGCTGCAACCATCTTTGTGATGCAGAGCGGACTGGGGGTGGTGGAGCTGCAGAGTACCGCCTCCCCCCCCGGTCAGAGACCCCCAGAGCAGCTGTTCCAGACGGGAGTGAGTAGGAATGTCGGCCAGCCAGGAGGACAACCCAACCTTTTTGTGTTCGGCCTCCAGACCG aTTCCTCCCAGCTGATGACGTCCACTGGTTCAACACTGTCAGCCCAGAGCCAACCCCAGAACGCCAACCCTGTGCGGGCAAGCCACATCCAGTCTCTACTGGACTCAGACATGGCCCAGACAGCCACACCCATGCAGACCAACCTACAGACCCCAATGCAGACAAACATACATACTGCAATGCAGACCAATATACAGACTGCCATAGAACCTAGCCTGCCAACCGTTATGCAGACCAGCTTACAGAACGCCATACAGACCACCTCCCAGAAGATGGAGGACCTGCTGGACAGTCTTCAGAAGCAGTGA